In Daphnia magna isolate NIES linkage group LG5, ASM2063170v1.1, whole genome shotgun sequence, a single genomic region encodes these proteins:
- the LOC116923654 gene encoding fructose-bisphosphate aldolase isoform X2 — MTTYFNYPSQALQDELRTIAHNIVAPGKGILAADESTATVGKRFADIGLENNEENRRAYRELLFTADSALNENISGVILFHETLYQKASCGTSFAELLKQRGIYPGIKVDKGVVNLFGSEDECTTQGLDDLDARCAQYKKDGCQFAKWRCVLKIGKNTPSYQAILENANVLARYASICQTNGLVPIVEPEVLPDGDHDLDRAQKVTETVLAAVYKALNDHHVFLEGTLLKPNMVTAGQSCKTKYTPEEVAKATVTALQRTVPPAVAGVTFLSGGQSEEDASVHLNAINAYPGRKPWGLTFSYGRALQASVLRAWGGKPENVKAGQEELLKRAKANGLACQNKYVAGSIPSYAADQSLFVKQHAY; from the exons ATGACGACCTACTTCAACTACCCTTCTCAAGCTCTCCAGGATGAGCTCCGTACCATTGCTCACAATATTGTAGCTCCAGGCAAAGGTATCTTGGCCGCAGACGAATCCACTGCCACCGTTGGAAAGCGCTTCGCTGATATCGGTCTCGAGAACAACGAGGAAAACCGCCGTGCTTACCGCGAG CTTCTCTTCACCGCCGATTCTGCCCTCAATGAGAACATTTCTGGTGTGATCTTGTTCCACGAGACCCTCTACCAGAAAGCAAGCTGTGGCACCTCCTTCGCCGAGCTTCTCAAACAGCGTGGAATCTACCCTGGTATCAAGGTAGACAAGGGTGTCGTCAACCTTTTCGGCTCGGAAGACGAGTGCACCACCCAAG GTTTGGACGATTTGGACGCTCGTTGCGCCCAATACAAAAAGGACGGATGTCAATTCGCCAAATGGCGATGCGTCCTCAAGATCGGCAAGAACACACCGTCCTACCAGGCCATCTTGGAAAACGCCAACGTCTTGGCCCGCTATGCTTCCATCTGCCAGACCAATGGCCTTGTTCCGATCGTCGAACCTGAG GTGCTTCCCGACGGTGATCACGACTTGGATAGAGCACAGAAAGTGACCGAGACCGTCTTGGCTGCCGTCTACAAGGCACTCAATGATCACCACGTATTCTTGGAGGGCACTCTCCTCAAGCCCAACATGGTCACTGCTGGCCAATCTTGCAAGACCAAATACACCCCAGAAGAGGTTGCTAAAGCTACCGTTACCGCTCTGCAGAGGACCGTTCCTCCCGCAGTTGCTGGAGTCACTTTCTTGTCTGGAGGCCAGTCAGAAGAGGATGCCTCTGTCCATTTGAACGCCATCAACGCCTACCCAGGCCGCAAGCCATGGGGTCTCACCTTCAGCTACGGCCGTGCCCTTCAG GCATCAGTCCTCCGCGCTTGGGGTGGCAAACCCGAGAACGTCAAGGCTGGTCAGGAAGAACTCCTGAAGCGTGCTAAG GCCAATGGTTTGGCTTGTCAAAACAAATACGTTGCCGGATCCATTCCCAGTTATGCTGCCGATCAATCTCTTTTCGTGAAACAGCACGCTTATTAA
- the LOC116923658 gene encoding mediator of RNA polymerase II transcription subunit 31-A isoform X1, protein MFFFFPSGARAHGQVVHCNRSVACSCRLVHPTFKQTTNSTKTLYLHLDICHSPTFLVSIAEASNVFGVCFAMSTRGIETDEQQRIRFQVELEFVQCFANPNYLHFLAQRGYFKDPAFVNYIKYLQYWKEPAYAKYLKYPMCLHFLDLLQYEHFRKEIVNGQCARFIDDQQILHWQHYTRKRVKLLQSQAEKHMMTIQNEPTPQKSV, encoded by the exons atgttttttttctttccatctgGTGCTAGAGCGCACGGACAGGTTGTCCACTGCAACCGCTCGGTTGCTTGCAGTTGCAG ATTAGTTCATCCAACATTCAAGCAGACGACGAACAGTACGAAAACGCTATATTTGCATCTCGACATCTGTCATTCACCAACGTTTCTCGTCTCGATTGCAGAAGCAAGCAACGTTTTTGGCGTTTGCTTCGCAATGAGCACCCGAG GCATAGAGACTGACGAGCAACAAAGGATTCGATTCCAGGTGGAGCTGGAATTTGTGCAGTGTTTTGCCAATCCTAATTATTTGCACT TTCTTGCGCAACGTGGCTACTTCAAGGATCCTGCTTTTGTCAACTATATAAAGTATTTGCAGTATTGGAAAGAGCCAGCTTATGCCAAATATCTCAA GTATCCTATGTGTTTGCACTTCTTGGACTTGCTTCAGTATGAGCATTTTAGAAAGGAAATTGTGAATGGCCAATGCGCCCGATTCATTGATGATCAGCAAATTCTTCACTGGCAACATTACACCAGAAAGAGAGTAAAGCTTCTTCAAAGTCAAGCTGAAAAGCACATGATGACAATACAGAATGAGCCAACACCACAGAAAAGTGTATGA
- the LOC116923658 gene encoding mediator of RNA polymerase II transcription subunit 31-A isoform X2 — translation MFFFFPSGARAHGQVVHCNRSVACSCRLVHPTFKQTTNSTKTLYLHLDICHSPTFLVSIAEASNVFGVCFAMSTRETDEQQRIRFQVELEFVQCFANPNYLHFLAQRGYFKDPAFVNYIKYLQYWKEPAYAKYLKYPMCLHFLDLLQYEHFRKEIVNGQCARFIDDQQILHWQHYTRKRVKLLQSQAEKHMMTIQNEPTPQKSV, via the exons atgttttttttctttccatctgGTGCTAGAGCGCACGGACAGGTTGTCCACTGCAACCGCTCGGTTGCTTGCAGTTGCAG ATTAGTTCATCCAACATTCAAGCAGACGACGAACAGTACGAAAACGCTATATTTGCATCTCGACATCTGTCATTCACCAACGTTTCTCGTCTCGATTGCAGAAGCAAGCAACGTTTTTGGCGTTTGCTTCGCAATGAGCACCCGAG AGACTGACGAGCAACAAAGGATTCGATTCCAGGTGGAGCTGGAATTTGTGCAGTGTTTTGCCAATCCTAATTATTTGCACT TTCTTGCGCAACGTGGCTACTTCAAGGATCCTGCTTTTGTCAACTATATAAAGTATTTGCAGTATTGGAAAGAGCCAGCTTATGCCAAATATCTCAA GTATCCTATGTGTTTGCACTTCTTGGACTTGCTTCAGTATGAGCATTTTAGAAAGGAAATTGTGAATGGCCAATGCGCCCGATTCATTGATGATCAGCAAATTCTTCACTGGCAACATTACACCAGAAAGAGAGTAAAGCTTCTTCAAAGTCAAGCTGAAAAGCACATGATGACAATACAGAATGAGCCAACACCACAGAAAAGTGTATGA
- the LOC116923646 gene encoding UDP-glycosyltransferase UGT5 codes for MVLSAFLLLFLSTELAAAHRILFLSPISTRSHTNFVKPIIKGLVERGHFVTYWNGLIPKNQGTNALNQTTNLRLLYSPELDALSSDHNVDFSAGTKNFYLLFELPKRVELYCKTIYRDPVFHQLMASHEKFDLIIVEAAVNECILPLVYKFDAPFIYTMGAMPMPWHLDAVSSPLAFDHYSHVGSAYKDEMNFWQRTYNTLTGILAVYYWRWIVMPVADHLAAETLHIENLPTMERIENKYLSLLILNTNLGLNYQMATTPAVIQAGGINLGPAKPLPHDLEKFVSDSGDAGCIIVSFGSLLRNSDIPDDVRHIFLSTFARLPQRILWKWEDESKIRHGESIPPNVKLMSWLPQADLLGHPKMRLFITHGGVNSIQEAVYHNIPLIVLPVFIDQPINAQKAQDDGYAIRLDWDNLTEEILFNAIEQILTNSSYAEKMEKVSELMRDQMETPLDRVIYWIEYIIRHKGAPHLRTASRKLSLHQRFLFDVMLFVFLVGILMFSVLTRVLRYVSCKGTIQKCDLKKKN; via the exons atggTGTTGAGtgcttttttacttttattcttGTCCACGGAATTAGCCGCAGCTCACAGAATTCTCTTCTTGTCGCCAATCTCAACACGCAGTCACACCAACTTCGTCAAACCAATAATCAAGGGATTGGTGGAACGGGGCCATTTCGTCACCTATTGGAATGGATTGATACCGAAAAATCAGGGGACGAATGCACTTAATCAAACAACCAATTTACGTCTGCTTTACTCACCAGAACTAGATGCGCTCAGCAGCGATCACAACGTCGATTTCAGCGCTGGAACTAAAAATTTCTATCTTTTATTTGAATTGCCAAAGAGAGTAGAGCTCTATTGTAAAACCATCTATCGAGATCCCGTTTTTCATCAGCTAATGGCTTCACACGAAAAATTCGATTTGATCATCGTAGAGGCAGCTGTAAACGAATGCATTCTTCCGCTAGTCTATAAATTCGATGCACCCTTTATCTACACCATGGGTGCCATGCCCATGCCTTGGCATCTGGATGCCGTCAGTTCACCACTCGCCTTCGACCATTATTCCCACGTAGGTTCAGCCTATAAGGATGAGATGAATTTTTGGCAGCGAACATACAACACCCTGACCGGCATCTTGGCCGTCTATTACTGGCGTTGGATCGTAATGCCCGTGGCCGATCACCTCGCAGCCGAGACGTTGCATATCGAAAACCTGCCAACGATGGAGAGGATTGAAAACAAATATCTGAGCCTATTGATACTCAACACTAACCTGGGCCTTAATTACCAGATGGCAACTACGCCAGCAGTGATCCAAGCTGGCGGTATAAACCTCGGTCCAGCTAAACCGCTCCCGCACGATTTAGAAAAGTTCGTGAGTGACTCTGGTGATGCCGGATGCATCATCGTCAGCTTCGGTTCACTTTTAAGAAACTCCGATATTCCGGATGATGTGCGTCACATTTTCCTGTCGACATTCGCCCGGTTGCCCCAACGCATCCTGTGGAAATGGGAGGACGAAAGTAAAATTAGACACGGCGAATCAATTCCACCTAACGTCAAATTAATGTCATGGTTACCGCAAGCCGACCTGCTTGGACACCCGAAAATGCGTCTGTTCATCACGCACGGCGGAGTCAACAGCATCCAAGAGGCAGTGTATCATAACATCCCATTGATAGTTTTACCCGTTTTTATCGATCAACCTATTAACGCCCAAAAAGCCCAGGATGACGGTTATGCCATTCGACTCGATTGGGACaatttgacagaagaaattcTATTCAACGCCATTGAGCAGATCCTCACCAATTCAAG CTACGCGGAAAAGATGGAAAAAGTATCGGAGTTGATGCGCGATCAAATGGAAACGCCATTGGATCGTGTCATTTACTGGATTGAATACATTATCCGTCACAAAGGCGCCCCCCATCTGCGGACGGCTTCACGCAAGCTTTCTCTACACCAGCGTTTTCTCTTCGACGTGATGCTCTTCGTTTTCTTGGTCGGTATCTTGATGTTTTCCGTACTCACTCGTGTTTTACGCTACGTCAGCTGCAAAGGTACAATTCAGAAGTGCgatctaaaaaagaagaattaa
- the LOC116923664 gene encoding 2-oxo-4-hydroxy-4-carboxy-5-ureidoimidazoline decarboxylase-like: MSDVLTISQVNELNYEDFIGRFGNVIEHCSICAAVVWRFRPFHDVHHLHQEICSFVDLLPDTGKEGVLRLLPDLTGRLAELDRLTQESAAEQKAAGLDTMTPEEKQLLKDTNAKYRDKFGFPFVICARQNKKEAILKGIVERLEHSAAEELNIGIEEVKKICMLRLLSIVPDDK, from the exons ATGTCTGACGTGCTCACAATTTCGCAAGTGAATGAGTTGAATTATGAAGATTTCATTGGGCGATTCGGTAATGTTATTGAGCACTGTTCAATATGCGCAGCTGTAGTCTGGCGATTCCGTCCATTTCATGACGTCCATCATCTTCATCAGGAAATTTGCTCATTTGTAGATCTCCTTCCAGATACAG GTAAAGAGGGTGTGCTAAGATTACTTCCTGATTTAACTGGGAGACTAGCTGAACTTGACCGCCTTACGCAAGAGAGTGCAGCTGAACAGAAAGCTGCTGGTTTGGACACCATGACTCCTGAAGAGAAACAACTGCTTAAAGATACCAATGCCAA GTACAGAGACAAATTTGGCTTTCCATTTGTCATATGTGCAAGGCAGAACAAGAAGGAAGCAATTCTGAAGGGAATAGTTGAGAGGCTGGAACATTCTGCTGCAGAAGAACTGAATATTGGTATTGAAGAAGTCAAGAAGATCTGCATGTTGAGGTTGTTAAGCATAGTGCCTGATGATAAATAA
- the LOC116923660 gene encoding transmembrane emp24 domain-containing protein 2 yields MNHICFVILLLIGCTNAYYMTIDAHAEECFFEKVSAGTKLGLTFEVAEGGFLDIDFNIVGPNGQTIESGERASNGKYAFKADMDGVYTYCFSNKMSTMTPKIVMFTIDVGEPTAELHQDAANGNHTKLEEMIKELSGALRTVKHEQDYMNLRERVHRTINESTNSRVVMWSFFEAFVLLTMTAGQVYYLKRFFEVRRVV; encoded by the exons ATGAATCACATTTGTTTTGTCATTTTATTGTTGATTGGGTGCACAAATGCCTATTACATGACGATAGATGCTCATGCCGAGGAATG CTTCTTTGAGAAGGTTTCAGCAGGCACAAAATTAG GTTTGACATTTGAAGTGGCAGAAGGTGGATTTTTGGATATTGATTTCAATATTGTTGGTCCAAACGGACAAACTATTGAGTCTGGTGAGCGTGCCAGCAATGGAAAGTATGCCTTCAAAGCCGACATGGATGGAGTATACACATATTGCTTTTCCAACAAAATGTCTACCATGACTCCCAAAATTGTTATGTTCACTATTGATGTTGGCGAGCCCACAGCTGAACTCCACCAAGATGCAGCCA ATGGTAACCATACCAAGCTGGAAGAAATGATTAAAGAACTGTCAGGCGCCTTGAGGACAGTGAAACACGAACAGGATTACATGAATTTACGTGAACGCGTTCACAGAACCATCAACGAAAGCACGAACTCACGTGTGGTGATGTGGTCGTTCTTCGAGGCCTTCGTTCTCTTGACCATGACTGCCGGTCAGGTTTATTATCTCAAAAGGTTTTTTGAAGTAAGACGTGTCGTTTAG
- the LOC116923663 gene encoding 2-oxo-4-hydroxy-4-carboxy-5-ureidoimidazoline decarboxylase translates to MSDVLTISQVNELNYEDFIGRFGNVIEHCSICAAAVWRFRPFHDIRHLHQAICSFLDLLPNTGKEGVLRLHPDLAGRLAELGSLTQESSAEQKAAGLDTMTPEEKQLLKDTNSKYRDKFGFPFVICARQNKKEAILKGIVERLEHSAAEELNIGIEEVKKICMLRLLSIVPDEQ, encoded by the exons ATGTCTGACGTGCTCACAATTTCGCAAGTGAATGAGTTAAACTATGAAGATTTCATTGGGCGATTTGGTAATGTGATTGAGCACTGTTCAATATGCGCAGCTGCCGTCTGGCGATTCCGTCCATTTCATGACATCCGTCATCTTCACCAGGCAATTTGCTCATTTTTAGATCTTCTTCCAAATacag GTAAAGAGGGTGTGCTAAGATTACATCCTGATTTGGCTGGGAGACTAGCTGAGCTTGGCAGCCTTACCCAAGAGAGTTCAGCTGAACAGAAAGCTGCTGGTTTGGACACCATGACCCCTGAAGAGAAACAACTGCTAAAAGATACCAATTCCAA GTACAGAGACAAATTTGGCTTTCCATTTGTCATATGTGCAAGGCAGAACAAGAAGGAAGCAATTCTGAAGGGAATAGTTGAGAGGCTGGAACATTCTGCTGCAGAAGAACTGAATATTGGTATTGAAGAAGTCAAGAAAATCTGCATGTTGAGGTTGTTAAGCATAGTGCCTGATGAACAATGA
- the LOC116923654 gene encoding fructose-bisphosphate aldolase isoform X1, with protein MTTYFNYPSQALQDELRTIAHNIVAPGKGILAADESTATVGKRFADIGLENNEENRRAYRELLFTADSALNENISGVILFHETLYQKASCGTSFAELLKQRGIYPGIKVDKGVVNLFGSEDECTTQGLDDLDARCAQYKKDGCQFAKWRCVLKIGKNTPSYQAILENANVLARYASICQTNGLVPIVEPEVLPDGDHDLDRAQKVTETVLAAVYKALNDHHVFLEGTLLKPNMVTAGQSCKTKYTPEEVAKATVTALQRTVPPAVAGVTFLSGGQSEEDASVHLNAINAYPGRKPWGLTFSYGRALQASVLRAWGGKPENVKAGQEELLKRAKANGEAAQGKYVAGTCVGAAAAYDLFIKNHAY; from the exons ATGACGACCTACTTCAACTACCCTTCTCAAGCTCTCCAGGATGAGCTCCGTACCATTGCTCACAATATTGTAGCTCCAGGCAAAGGTATCTTGGCCGCAGACGAATCCACTGCCACCGTTGGAAAGCGCTTCGCTGATATCGGTCTCGAGAACAACGAGGAAAACCGCCGTGCTTACCGCGAG CTTCTCTTCACCGCCGATTCTGCCCTCAATGAGAACATTTCTGGTGTGATCTTGTTCCACGAGACCCTCTACCAGAAAGCAAGCTGTGGCACCTCCTTCGCCGAGCTTCTCAAACAGCGTGGAATCTACCCTGGTATCAAGGTAGACAAGGGTGTCGTCAACCTTTTCGGCTCGGAAGACGAGTGCACCACCCAAG GTTTGGACGATTTGGACGCTCGTTGCGCCCAATACAAAAAGGACGGATGTCAATTCGCCAAATGGCGATGCGTCCTCAAGATCGGCAAGAACACACCGTCCTACCAGGCCATCTTGGAAAACGCCAACGTCTTGGCCCGCTATGCTTCCATCTGCCAGACCAATGGCCTTGTTCCGATCGTCGAACCTGAG GTGCTTCCCGACGGTGATCACGACTTGGATAGAGCACAGAAAGTGACCGAGACCGTCTTGGCTGCCGTCTACAAGGCACTCAATGATCACCACGTATTCTTGGAGGGCACTCTCCTCAAGCCCAACATGGTCACTGCTGGCCAATCTTGCAAGACCAAATACACCCCAGAAGAGGTTGCTAAAGCTACCGTTACCGCTCTGCAGAGGACCGTTCCTCCCGCAGTTGCTGGAGTCACTTTCTTGTCTGGAGGCCAGTCAGAAGAGGATGCCTCTGTCCATTTGAACGCCATCAACGCCTACCCAGGCCGCAAGCCATGGGGTCTCACCTTCAGCTACGGCCGTGCCCTTCAG GCATCAGTCCTCCGCGCTTGGGGTGGCAAACCCGAGAACGTCAAGGCTGGTCAGGAAGAACTCCTGAAGCGTGCTAAG GCTAATGGCGAAGCCGCTCAGGGCAAATACGTGGCTGGAACTTGTGTTGGAGCTGCTGCTGCCTACGACCTGTTTATCAAGAACCACGCATACTAG
- the LOC116923991 gene encoding UDP-glycosyltransferase UGT5, with protein MIFRVFLLLFLSTEFSVLAHRILILSPIASYSHANFIKPVVKGLVERGHFVTYWNGLLSENQATDFLNQTTNLRLLYSPEVHAISSGNIIDFSVRKKPNNFIFGLPKRMEKYCETIYRDPVFHQLMDSQEKYDLIILEAALNECSLPLVYKFDLPFIYIMGSMPLPWHLEAIGSPLAFDHYPQISSNYADEMNFWQRTYNTLSGIVAIYYWRWMVMPVIDRLAAEMLQIENLPTIEEIEKHYLNLLILNTNMGLNYQMATTPVVIQAGGINLGPAKPLPDDLETFVNGSGDAGCIIVSFGTYIKNSEIPDDVRRIFLSTFARLPQRILWKWEDDKKIGHRESIPSNVKLMPWLPQADLLGHPKMRLFITHGGVNSIQEAVYHNIPLIILPVLVDQPLNAQKAQDDGYAIRLDWDNLTEEILFNAIEQILTNSSYAEKMEKVSELMRDQMETPLDRVIYWIEYIIRHKGAPHLRTASRKLSLHQRFLFDVMLFRSQRRFQRWN; from the exons ATGATTTTTAgagtttttttacttttattcttGTCCACGGAATTTTCCGTATTAGCTCATCGAATCCTCATTTTGTCACCAATCGCATCGTACAGTCACGCCAACTTCATAAAACCAGTGGTGAAAGGACTGGTGGAACGCGGCCATTTCGTCACCTATTGGAATGGATTGCTATCGGAAAATCAGGCGACGGACTTCCTTAATCAGACAACTAATTTACGTCTACTTTACTCACCGGAAGTGCATGCAATCAGCAGCGGCAATATCATTGATTTTAGTGTTCGAAAGAAACCCAACAACTTCATATTTGGCCTGccaaaaagaatggagaaatacTGTGAAACCATCTACCGAGATCCAGTCTTCCATCAGCTGATGGATTCACAGGAGAAATACGATTTGATCATCTTGGAAGCAGCTCTAAATGAATGCAGTCTTCCGCTAGTCTATAAATTCGATTTACCTTTTATATACATCATGGGTTCCATGCCCCTGCCTTGGCATCTAGAGGCCATCGGATCACCACTGGCCTTTGACCATTATCCGCAAATCAGTTCAAACTATGCGGATGAGATGAATTTTTGGCAGCGAACGTACAACACCCTGTCCGGCATTGTTGCCATATATTACTGGCGATGGATGGTAATGCCCGTGATCGATCGCCTGGCCGCAGAGATGTTGCAAATCGAAAACCTTCCAACGATCGAAGAAATCGAGAAACATTATCTGAACCTCTTGATACTCAACACTAACATGGGCCTTAATTACCAGATGGCAACAACGCCAGTAGTGATCCAAGCTGGCGGTATAAACCTCGGTCCGGCTAAACCGCTACCAGACGACTTGGAAACATTTGTGAATGGCTCCGGTGACGCTGGATGTATCATCGTTAGCTTTGGTACATATATAAAGAACTCTGAAATTCCCGATGATGTGCGTCGCATTTTCCTGTCGACATTTGCCCGGTTGCCCCAACGCATCCTGTGGAAATGGGAAGACGATAAAAAGATTGGACACCGCGAATCAATTCCATCTAACGTCAAATTAATGCCATGGTTACCGCAAGCCGACCTGCTTGGACACCCGAAAATGCGTCTGTTCATCACGCACGGCGGAGTCAACAGCATCCAAGAGGCCGTGTATCATAACATCCCACTGATAATTCTACCCGTTTTAGTCGATCAGCCTCTCAACGCCCAAAAAGCCCAGGATGACGGTTATGCCATTCGACTCGATTGGGACaatttgacagaagaaattcTATTCAACGCCATTGAGCAGATCCTCACCAATTCAAG CTACGCGGAAAAGATGGAAAAAGTATCGGAGTTGATGCGCGATCAAATGGAAACGCCATTGGATCGTGTCATTTACTGGATTGAATACATTATCCGTCACAAAGGCGCCCCCCATCTGCGGACGGCTTCACGCAAGCTTTCTCTACACCAGCGTTTTCTCTTCGACGTGATGCTCTTC CGATCACAACGTCGATTTCAGCGCTGGAACTAA